The genomic interval ATAGTCTTCTCACCGCTGCTCAGGCACCGAACTCCGCCTCAGTGACGCGCACGACCAGCGTGTCCGCGACGTCCCGAAGGTCGTACTCGGGGATGGTGTCGCCCGTCCGCGTCAGGAGCATCGGCTCGACGAGCGCCGGGGGCCGCGCGGCGGGCGAGTCCGTCTCGCTGTCACCGCCGGCGTCCTCGACGACCCCGTACACCTTCAGGAACCGGCCGGTGTCGTCGGGCGCTAGCTCGTCGTCGCGGATGGCCGCGGCGAGCTCCCGAGAGAGCCACTCGCTCCCGCTGATAGAGGGGACCTTGACGAAGGCGGCGTCGGTGTACCGAACCAGATACCAGTTCAGGTCGTTGAGGAGTGCCACCGCCGCGCCGAGGCTCACCGTCTCCAGCTGGATGGTGTTCTCGAACGGTTCCCGCAGGTCGTAGGTGACCAGCGCGTTCCGAGCGGTCTCCCGGGAGAGCAGTTCGTACCGGAGGTTCACGTCTTCGCTCCCGACGAGACAGACCTGCGCCATGGGACGACAAACTGCTGCCCCCGAGATTTACCTTTCGATAGGGACGACCTCACGGGCCGTCGCACAGGTCCGGGCGCGCTCGAAGAGGTCGTCCGGTTCGGCCGCCCGGACCGCGTCGAGGTCCGCGTTGGTCTCCGGTAACTCGGGCGCGACCCGGTTGCAGCCGGTGTCGACCGTGGCGTCCTCGAAGGTCCCGATGTCGCGTGCGAGGTTCGTGATGTCGGCCTTGTCCATCGTCAGTAGCGGCCGGTGGATCGGGAGCGTCGTGGCCACGTCGGTCACGGCGATGTTCGCGCTCGTCTGGCTCGACTTCTGGCCGATAGCTTCGCCGGTGACGACGCCGACGGCGGCCTCCGCCTCGGCGACGGCCTCGGCCGTCGCGAGCATGAACCGGCGGAGCGAGAGCATCCGCAGGTCCGCCATCGCGGCTTCGAGGTCGGCCACCACCGCGCCGGCGTCGACGACGTGCAGCGACATCGGCTCGCCCGGCGCGTAGCCGGCCAGCGTCTCCACCGTCGCCCGGGCCCGCGCTCGG from Halomicroarcula saliterrae carries:
- a CDS encoding DUF5804 family protein, which encodes MAQVCLVGSEDVNLRYELLSRETARNALVTYDLREPFENTIQLETVSLGAAVALLNDLNWYLVRYTDAAFVKVPSISGSEWLSRELAAAIRDDELAPDDTGRFLKVYGVVEDAGGDSETDSPAARPPALVEPMLLTRTGDTIPEYDLRDVADTLVVRVTEAEFGA